A region from the Cyprinus carpio isolate SPL01 chromosome A8, ASM1834038v1, whole genome shotgun sequence genome encodes:
- the LOC109063509 gene encoding protein phosphatase 1 regulatory subunit 3C-like — translation MLKMTCANVMSRFGPPVSVRSVDMTVGFRCRGSPNINHLLAVSSPKPLRPCLAHQPVFEYRHSPSTGLHTAKKSSRREKRVAFADAKGLSLITVRLFSEKEDKIPREPLKTPRLKKKPSCAKETVNNASRLRLGFEQPCRDFQAFRSRLQDHMVVLESCHVTRCSILGTVRVKNVCFEKAVQIRITFDTWRSHQDVACTYLDQSYGEPGTDVFEFNIRVPERLDPRERIEFCVSYFPAAFSAALWDNNNGDNYCIHVCD, via the exons ATGCTGAAGATGACTTGTGCAAA TGTGATGTCGAGGTTTGGCCCGCCGGTGTCCGTGAGGTCTGTGGACATGACCGTGGGCTTCAGGTGCAGAGGATCACCAAACATCAACCACCTGCTCGCCGTGTCTTCGCCCAAACCCCTGCGGCCCTGCCTCGCCCATCAGCCGGTGTTCGAGTACAGACACTCCCCTTCCACAGGCCTCCACACAGCCAAGAAAAGCAGCCGCAGGGAAAAACGCGTCGCGTTTGCGGACGCCAAAGGACTTTCGCTCATCACGGTGCGCCTGTTCTCCGAGAAAGAGGACAAGATCCCGCGTGAACCGCTGAAAACACCACGGCTGAAGAAGAAGCCGAGCTGCGCTAAAGAGACTGTTAATAATGCTTCGCGGTTGAGGCTTGGGTTCGAGCAGCCTTGTAGAGATTTCCAGGCGTTCAGGAGTCGGCTTCAAGATCACATGGTTGTTTTGGAGAGCTGTCACGTCACCAGGTGCTCCATCCTCGGCACCGTGCGCGTCAAGAACGTCTGCTTTGAGAAAGCGGTGCAAATCCGTATAACTTTCGACACCTGGCGCAGTCACCAGGACGTGGCGTGTACTTACCTGGATCAGAGTTACGGGGAACCTGGAACCGACGTGTTTGAGTTTAACATCCGCGTCCCAGAGCGGTTAGACCCGCGGGAGCGCATCGAGTTCTGCGTCTCTTACTTTCCGGCTGCGTTCAGTGCTGCTCTGTGGGACAATAATAACGGCGACAACTACTGCATTCACGTGTGTGACTGA